The proteins below come from a single Oncorhynchus tshawytscha isolate Ot180627B linkage group LG22, Otsh_v2.0, whole genome shotgun sequence genomic window:
- the LOC112222136 gene encoding PRELI domain containing protein 3B, which produces MKIWTSEHIFNHPWETVTKAAMQKYPNPMNPGVVGVDVLNRHVDTQGRLCSNRLLSTEWGLPSLAKTLIGITRTNTYIQEHSVVDPKEKTFELQSTNISCTNIVSVDEKLTYRPHPQDPEKTILTQEALISVKGISLSSYLEGLMAKTISANAAKGREAMEWVIRRLNTEIEELAATAQATIRIPMAAAVTEK; this is translated from the exons ATGAAGATCTGGACCTCAGAACACATATTCAA CCACCCATGGGAGACAGTGACCAAGGCGGCAATGCAAAAGTACCCCAACCCCATGAACCCTGGCGTGGTAGGGGTGGACGTGTTGAACAGACATGTGGACACACAAGGTCGGCTATGCAGCAACAGACTGCTCAGCACAGAGTGGGGACTGCCCTCCTTGGCCAAGACT CTCATTGGTATAACACGAACAAACACATACATCCAGGAACATTCGGTGGTAGACCCCAAGGAAAAGACATTTGAGCTACAATCTACAAAT ATTTCATGTACTAACATAGTATCTGTGGATGAAAAGTTAACATACAGGCCGCATCCGCAGGATCCCGAAAA GACCATATTGACACAAGAGGCACTGATCTCTGTGAAAGGAATTAGTCTGAGCAGTTACCTGGAGGGGCTCATGGCCAAAACCATCTCAGCGAATGCAGCCAAA GGACGAGAGGCGATGGAGTGGGTCATCAGGCGGTTAAACACAGAGATCGAGGAGCTGGCAGCGACTGCACAGGCCACAATCCGCATCCCCATGGCAGCAGCAGTCACAGAGAAATGA